From a region of the Ficedula albicollis isolate OC2 chromosome 1A, FicAlb1.5, whole genome shotgun sequence genome:
- the LOC101815835 gene encoding C-type lectin domain family 2 member L-like — protein MPLGAGASRGRERGKREREREFIFSGLFSNIWLWRAVAGVLTAAVILISCIQFANPSPAKDLPECPPLELCPSGWLYFQRKCYYLSEREDAWNSSQSHCSSHNASLLVIENHQELSFMMKITKQDPWIGLSKRNEEFFWVNGKALDNELFEVKGSGSCAYLEPKGVSASGCYLTRKWVCSLGINSAQ, from the exons ATGCCCCTGGGGGCCGGCGCATCCCGGGGCCGGGAGCGGGGGaagcgggagcgggagcggga atttattttttcaggtcTATTCTCGAACATCTGGCTGTGGCGAGCTGTCGCTGGAGTCCTTACTGCTGCTGTCATTTTGATTTCGTGTATTCAGTTTG cAAACCCTTCTCCGGCCAAAGACCTTCCTGAGTGCCCtcccctggagctgtgtccaTCAGGCTGGCTGTACTTCCAGAGGAAGTGTTACTACCTCTCAGAGAGGGAAGATGCCTGGAACTCCAGCCAGAGCCACTGCTCTTCCCACAACGCTTCCCTCCTGGTCATTGAAAATCATCAGGAGCTG AGCTTTATGATGAAGATAACAAAGCAAGACCCATGGATTGGACTCTCTAAAAGAAATGAAGAGTTCTTTTGGGTAAATGGAAAAGCATTAGACAATGAACT GTTTGAAGTAAAAGGCTCTGGAAGCTGTGCCTATCTGGAGCCCAAAGGAGTCTCAGCCTCAGGATGTTATTTAACCAGGAAATGGGTCTGTAGCTTGGGTATCAACTCAGCACAGTGA
- the LOC101816042 gene encoding killer cell lectin-like receptor subfamily F member 1 → MAGDVTYAAVAMLPRERPRAPPGTSNPGNTITYAELHVKPQPQGSSRAETSAPGCWHRCSAWFYVALVLAFLVLILLGIVIIQAKQVLKGRVGKSESLPQYGLNSTSSDISSERTIPAALLKWLMEELCEDGQGTRCELCPPGWQLHRGRCYFFSEEAKSWEDSQKNCLARKSQLLVIEDEIEMEFIDNKDKDTKYIWIGLDPGDVEKTWSSVEDHKVKEKSRTALKSIKADNNCAVYRRKNVIQADNCQTLKEWICKKNATLLVL, encoded by the exons ATGGCAGGGGATGTCACCTACGCCGCCGTGGCaatgctgcccagggaaaggccACGCGCTCCTCCAGGGACATCCAACCCAG GAAACACGATCACATATGCTGAGCTGCATGTGAAGCCCCAACcccaagggagcagcagagcagagacttCCGCTCCTG gctgctggcacaggtgctCAGCCTGGTTCTACGTGGCGCTGGTCCTGGCATTCCTCGTGCTCATCCTGCTGGGAATTGTGATCATACAAGCCAAGCAGG TTTTGAAGGGCAGAGTTGGAAAATCAGAAAGTTTGCCCCAATATGGTCTGAATAGCACCAGCAGTGACATTTCTTCAGAGAGGACCATCCCAGCAGCGCTCCTGAAATGGCTCATGGAGGAGCTGTGTGAAGATGGACAGG GGACAAGGTGTGAGCTGTGTCCCCCCGGGTGGCAGCTGCACAGGGGCAGATGTTACTTCTTCTCCGAGGAGGCCAAGAGCTGGGAGGACAGCCAGAAAAACTGCCTGGCCAGGAAATCCCAGCTGCTTGTCATTGAGGATGAAATTGAGATG GAATTTATAGACAACAAAGACAAAGATACCAAATATATCTGGATTGGCTTGGACCCTGGAGACGTGGAGAAAACATGGAGTTCAGTGGAAGATcacaaagtaaaagaaaagag caggACAGCTCTAAAAAGCATCAAGGCTGACAACAATTGTGCtgtttacagaaggaaaaacgTGATCCAGGCAGACAACTGCCAGACATTAAAGGAGTGGATCTGTAAGAAGAATGCAACTTTGCTGGTGCTCTGA